The stretch of DNA gttcatgagcctgcttccacagaggctcctgaagctgaagacattccggctcctgaagctgaagacattggtcatcacgacaatgtagaagatgatgaagtccttcctcagattgAGCACCAAATGGCATCATCGCCTGTTCTGACGAACAGcaagctcatcagcattggtcgtcctttgacgccaatcgctcaggatgattcctgggctgatcaccctcaagTCTCCCCCCGTCAAGAAGAATCACCACGTACTCCCCCAActcaagtcaccactccggtGCTAGATGATGAAGACTTTGTGGCCCAAACAACTCCCTCTCCAAATGTGTCGCCCGCactccgcaggcttcgcaaaggaccaaggccacaagtCACTCTATCGAGCGTTCCATAAGGAGAAGAGCAACATAACTCAGTGGCACGACAAGTGTTCCCTGACGCCACTCCGACTGTGGATGTCTCTGAGTCCGAAGcaaaagctgctgaagacattccggctgcatcagccgatgatcAACAAGAACAACCAGAACCCTGTCAAGCAGAAGAGCGAGTTGCCACACCCCCTCCCAACCAAGAaactgttctcgaggagaacgagTTTGTGCTAGACCCTCCAGCtactcaagtggaggttgaaaataaTGAAGCGGCCACAAACaacaacactgaagccaatgacattgTCATGACTGAAGCAAATGTGGCGCTTGAAgttaatgtggcgcctgaagttAATGTGGCGCTAGAAATGAATGTGAATCCTGAAGCCAATATTGCACCTGAAGCCATTGTGTAGCTCGAAGCCGATGTcaatgcctctgctcctgtaccaCCTCCAAGGCCTCACACCATTGAGCAAGCATTCTATCAAGGTCAACTTACCACCGTCCgttggcccattctggttcctccgccCGCTCCTGGACCAtagtttgactatcatgtggagcgccggcctcaggtccagaagccaaagccaaggctgccaaggtttccaggtactacaacttcaccaggatcgtttaatgtgaatggcttcgtagcacacaacaccttctttgatagcgccaagaacccatATTCCaagccaagaatatcatctgataggttctggagttatcagcaTCGCAGTTACTACTCCTACATACTATACAATCAGGGGCGCATTTTTCCTCATATGCGTCTAGACTGCGAAGCCATTGCTGGACTGCCTTGTTTGGAAGAAGCTCTTGACTGCTTCAGAGATGCTGACCTCCTACAGTTTGTGACCGAtaaagagcattggaatgaagagtttcTACTGCAATTCTATGCAACTCTCCACTTTCACAGCTActacagggatccgaagacttgggtccttgagtggatgacaggcgatgtacaccatgaagcccaagcccaagacatcattgagcttactgccctgcccactcctggtgaaaactatgaaccaggttgtcagctGCACCaaaatgctttggagagcatctttcagaagccagagccaaacatgagccaaatgctgagcatgatgaagccactgccacaagacgctgactatcctaaggagttctttgttgaagacctagagtatctgccccgcactatttatcatattatcaggcgaactctctggcctgtcaaaggacattctcctgcAGCGAAGTTTGAAGGAGCAATGGAgacattggttttctatatcttcaatggaatcagcttcaatgctccaagacttcttcatcaagcaattggctgcatctggctccgatatatttggtctgaagttctatgctccatgggtaatgcgcctcatcaagcttcactctgctatCAACTATCAACCTTCTGCATGCAATCATCTCATCTTCTTGCCAAAGGTTGATCTATCTGTCGAAGCCATAtacccagagcctgccaaggagccaatttatcttcacaacATCGATCGTCAAAGTTTCACTCAACCCATTGAAGGAGTTCTTGTTGCAACTCGtgtttatcctttggctggaaaTACACGTACCCCTCGTGCCCATACTGAAGCCATTGAAAGCACAATTgctcaaaggcctcggaagcgatctcgtgttcttaatgaccgagagcttctcgtcgccctgcatcaaaaacaggataagcatcatgactggctcaagcgtcagatgcatagtctcttggtggatgtcaatcgcattcgcaaccttgccaccaagaatgcatttgtcactcatgaaacctgtcacCGATCGTGGAAGAGTCTGACATTGCTGAGCTCTGAAGATGGTCTCCAACAAGATGGCTTCGccgagagattcaagtttgattCCGCTCCTCCCAGGAATGCTCACCTGCAttggactccctcacttgaagactctgactactcATCCTCAGCTGCAACTGTCAATGCCAGAGTTATTGATGacgaagatgatgctacttcccCAACCTCAACTTCGCCTCAaatcgacactgcaccaagttcttctgcaccaccagACCTCAACATcgaccctgctgcttcgcctactcctcatgggaacgagtagaaagctctatgtcttcaaacctttttggtcctcactgacaaaaaggggagaagcatatgggttgatagtcttcaagtgggtccatAAGGGTGGTTTCtatacttttgccaagtgcttacaactctcgctttcgatacatttggttcttttgagttgtaacacttaaacttgatggtcgtctgctaccttttctgtcaactatgtgatgcgatgataaattccgcatgtgcgacgataaatccCGCATGAAGTCATATtgtagacgtccatttttcattatgcatgtcattatctttgttatatcttatcatgcatgatgaattgccttcataagttgaagaggatctccacaagtacaacctgccatgtgcatttgcattccaaaggcaaaatacatatatgcacatcttcagggggagccttttgctacttatgaagacaataccttaatcctttacaatttcacatactcttatccccgttgaaaacttcaaccagtttgtcatcaatcacaaaaaagggggagattgtaagtgcatctagtgccacccctagttggttttggagtattgacgacaaacctggttgagggactaatgtgtttgtgagaattgcaggataacacaggtagtagtccctcattgatttggtttacctaccggagatgacccctaaaaatgtgtgaagacattgaagacaatggtggtctgtgaagagtttcacattgaagagtatgacatgagaagacatcgtatgaagaccatggattgcgaagacatagttgtttcgtagtttccttttcttctttgttgagtcataggaaccaccgtactgttaagtggggtccaagtgaacaaagtcagagtgactgaagtgatgctcaaccaaatcataagtctttgagcgaagacaatgagagaaaatcttatccagagttggatgagtcagttttacttgtagcccaagtcaagctgccgtgtgtgtttgaaatcggaccgttggaacacgtgtcagttccttagtgactcagggtcatttcggacaaatcaggtcgggttgcctagtggctataaatagcccaccccctacaccataaattggtggctgctcagagttagtgcacgacttttgtcgtttgagagcaacccacctcgaagcctttgagagagaaatccttgcgaggacaaagccctaaacacccagagccaaagagtgttaggcatcactgaaatctttctgtctgcgtgatctgaagacttgttacacttgaggactgtgaatcctccagccggttaggcgtcacgttctgagcatccaagagtcattgtggatcgccggtgaacgaagtctgtgaaggtttggaagtctaccttgaagacttaccagagtgattgggcgaggactgtatgtccttagctcaaggggaataaggtgaagacgcggtcttctgagttgaatctcagcctccctaaccagacgtacaattgtcacaacaactggaactggtccaacaaatacatgtcttcaccaagcaactggttctatccttaccttctctttacttacagttgtcttcgtgaagtcattgcctgcttgcattatctgtttgacttcactgtgtgactacttgttctgattagcttcatactatcttccatcctaaTCCATACTGCCTAGCCGCTAATAGTCTtcatgctttcacttcattgaatacttgactatggcttgcctagtgtagtctaccttccgttgtatgttaataggttcatttcgatcgtttttcttcgaaacttccatgttttgatgACTTTCATAAAAGtcgcctattccccccccccccctctagtcgataactagcactttcagctTCAACGGTACCACTTGGAGGTGCATTCTGGACTTGTTGCAAGCATGCAGCCCAACGGCTACAAATCGGCTTGATCATGTCCCAACGACCTTGAAGAGACCGAAAGGTGTGTGGCGCCCGGTTGGGATACTTTGCCATCATGCGGAGGTATTGATCCTCGATCCTTTGCCCATACCACTTGGCAGTTTGGTCGGTGCCAGTGCACGGATCAAGAGACGTCGATTCCCAAGCCTTGATCAAGACTTTATCTTTCAATGGCGTGCAGTTCTTCAATCTTGTGTGTGACTTTGCTTGCGCTTCATCGAACACCCccctcgtcaacctcctccacatcATCTTCTTCCCCGTCGTGCCCATGCACACCACCATCCATCTCATTGTAATCGTAATCACGGATTGGGGCTTGATCGATGTCGACGGTGTTGTCGTCCAACATTTGCACAAAGTCGGTCGTCGCATCATGCAAACCGGCGCTGCAATTTCGATCGACAAGTCACGAACACGCGCAATGGGAAAAAGTGAAAGAATTGCAAGCAATCGAAGCATCATACCTCGAGGCCATTCCGTCGAACACCTCGGGGGCGGCGGAAGCAGCGCCATCGGCGGTCATCCTCGGGGCAGCTCTTGCCGGAGCTATCAGGGGAGGTGTTGGCAGGGTCGCTCTTGTGGTGGTCTTCTTACGCTTCACACCGGCAGCCTTCCCTTTCTTCGCCGGCGCAGAACACACTGATTCGCAGCGGCAGGGACAGCGGGCGCGCATGCCTTCCAGGCGGGGCCTGCGGGAGCACCGTCTTGAACGACTACGTTGCCGTGACGTTTGCAGGGCGACGCGAGGAGCCTTGAACGACGAAGGGTGCTACATCGTCGGTGACGAGATCTGTCGACGGGAATGGCTCGTGGATGGCATCCACGGTGACGGCCGACGGCTGTGAGGCTTTCATGGTGGCGGAGGGAAGCCGGGGAACGTGCCTCGAAGCGGGCGGAGGGAGGTGGTTGGCGACGGAAGGGGGGAGGCGGGAACTGCCGCGCGGAAATGTCTCTCCCGCCAAATCTCGCAGCCGATAGGGGTCAAGCTCGGATCGGCCTCCCACCCCGTGAATCTGAAGGTTGAGGACGAAGTTTTTTCGTGCCCTGCAAAAAAAATTACATGTCGCAGACCGATATGGTGTCTGATCGGATCATTTTTTTCGCATAGAGTACACCAGATATAAGCTCATAGGCTCATAGCTGAGGCGACCAATGTTTTTTTCTAAATCACACATTTCACACTGCCCCCAGCCCCCACAGCCCGTCTCCACTCTCCAAGATCCCAACCCAATCCGTAGACGGCGAACatgggccgccgccgccgccagccctCCTCGCCGTCGCCGGCGGCAGAGCATCCGCTGGAAGACGACGACCTACTGCGCGAGATCCTCCTCCGCCTACCCCCACAGCCGCCCTACCTCCTGCGCGCCTCCCTCGTCGCCAAGCGCTGGCGACACATCGCCATCGACCCCAAGTTCCTCCACCGCTTCCGCACCGACCACGGGAAGCCTCCCCTCCTTGGGGACTTCTCCCTACAAATCAACGGAAAACTCTCGTTCAGATCCACCCTGGACCTGCCCTACCGCATCCCTCCCGACCACTTCTCCCTACAAGTCAACGGCCGCGAGCCATGGAGGTTGGTCGACTGCCGCCACGGACGCGTGCTCCTCATCAACAGCGAGATGCGTCAGGTCATTGTGTGGGACCCCTTGACTGGCGACCGCTCCCTCTTGTCCGCTCCGCCGGCGTTTGACGACATGCACACTGCGGCGGTGCTCTGCGCTGCCGGCGAGCAGGGCCACGCTCATGGTGCCTGCCACTCGAGCCCATTTAAAGTGGTCGTGGTAGACAGCTGCGAGCACGGGGATGAAACCGTCGTCTTCGTGAGTGTTTACTCATCAGAGACTGGCGTATGGAGTGATCTCCTCTCAACACCGCTTGCATCTATGGGTATTGCTGTTGGTAATCGCAGCACACTTGTTGGTAACACCTTTCACTGGTTGCTTCTGATGAGTAACAACATACTTGAGTTTGATTTGGATAGACAGACGCTAGCTGTGATCAATAGGCCACCTGGTGTTCGTTCGGATGACAGTGCTTGGATCATCCAGGCAGATGATGGCGGTGTTGGCTTCTCTGCTTTGTCGTGCGCCCACTGCCAGTATGTCTACTGCTACCACCAACCCTGTTTCCAAATGTGGGATAGGAAGGCCAATTACTATGGTGTTGCCGTATGGGTGTTGAGGAAATCCATTGGACTGCAGAAGCTACTTGGGTTGGGGTTTAAGATTGAGAGGAACTGGTCACATATAGTGCGTTATGCTGAGCATGTTCATGCTTTATTTTTATGGGTGCACTCATCTCTCTTCATCGTTCAGCTTGAGTCAATGCAGCCCAAGGAGCTTTTTAAAAGTGATCCTATGTACACCTATTATCCTTTCACAAGTTTCTATGATGAAGGTAACTGTTGGGATTCAATTTATTTTCCATATATGTTTGATGAAATAACTTTACTGACTCTACTTCTGAAGTGTTCGAAATCTCCCAGTGAACTTATAGCCATGTTCTTTTCTATGTTAGCGACTTGAGCATTAGCT from Triticum urartu cultivar G1812 chromosome 3, Tu2.1, whole genome shotgun sequence encodes:
- the LOC125545372 gene encoding uncharacterized protein LOC125545372 isoform X1, which codes for MGRRRRQPSSPSPAAEHPLEDDDLLREILLRLPPQPPYLLRASLVAKRWRHIAIDPKFLHRFRTDHGKPPLLGDFSLQINGKLSFRSTLDLPYRIPPDHFSLQVNGREPWRLVDCRHGRVLLINSEMRQVIVWDPLTGDRSLLSAPPAFDDMHTAAVLCAAGEQGHAHGACHSSPFKVVVVDSCEHGDETVVFVSVYSSETGVWSDLLSTPLASMGIAVGNRSTLVGNTFHWLLLMSNNILEFDLDRQTLAVINRPPGVRSDDSAWIIQADDGGVGFSALSCAHCQYVYCYHQPCFQMWDRKANYYGVAVWVLRKSIGLQKLLGLGFKIERNWSHIVRYAEHVHALFLWVHSSLFIVQLESMQPKELFKSDPMYTYYPFTSFYDEGISGLKQK
- the LOC125545372 gene encoding uncharacterized protein LOC125545372 isoform X2, whose product is MGRRRRQPSSPSPAAEHPLEDDDLLREILLRLPPQPPYLLRASLVAKRWRHIAIDPKFLHRFRTDHGKPPLLGDFSLQINGKLSFRSTLDLPYRIPPDHFSLQVNGREPWRLVDCRHGRVLLINSEMRQVIVWDPLTGDRSLLSAPPAFDDMHTAAVLCAAGEQGHAHGACHSSPFKVVVVDSCEHGDETVVFVSVYSSETGVWSDLLSTPLASMGIAVGNRSTLVGNTFHWLLLMSNNILEFDLDRQTLAVINRPPGVRSDDSAWIIQADDGGVGFSALSCAHCQYVYCYHQPCFQMWDRKANYYGVAVWVLRKSIGLQKLLGLGFKIERNWSHIVRYAEHVHALFLWVHSSLFIVQLESMQPKELFKSDPMYTYYPFTSFYDEGISSLKEK
- the LOC125545372 gene encoding uncharacterized protein LOC125545372 isoform X3, which gives rise to MGRRRRQPSSPSPAAEHPLEDDDLLREILLRLPPQPPYLLRASLVAKRWRHIAIDPKFLHRFRTDHGKPPLLGDFSLQINGKLSFRSTLDLPYRIPPDHFSLQVNGREPWRLVDCRHGRVLLINSEMRQVIVWDPLTGDRSLLSAPPAFDDMHTAAVLCAAGEQGHAHGACHSSPFKVVVVDSCEHGDETVVFVSVYSSETGVWSDLLSTPLASMGIAVGNRSTLVGNTFHWLLLMSNNILEFDLDRQTLAVINRPPGVRSDDSAWIIQADDGGVGFSALSCAHCQYVYCYHQPCFQMWDRKANYYGVAVWVLRKSIGLQKLLGLGFKIERNWSHIVRYAEHVHALFLWVHSSLFIVQLESMQPKELFKSDPMYTYYPFTSFYDEG